The sequence below is a genomic window from Desulfatirhabdium butyrativorans DSM 18734.
ACTGGCCCTGAATATCATTTCCGAGGCAATGACGGCGGTGGAAACCCTGATAGGCGGCGGCGGCACCGGCGCCACCAAAAAGGATATTGTGCTGACGCTCGTAAAGCATGGCGTTGGCGACGAAATTTACCAGCGTTTCGAGACTGTCTTTTCGCTTTGGGTGAATCTTAAGGCGATGCTGACGTTCGGGAGCAAACCGGCCAGCGACGGGCAAACGACGTGATGACATTATTGCACAGGGAGGGATGGGCATGACGGTCAAATATCGATGGATCATCTGTGCATGTATCGTTGCGATCACCATCGGCATTACGGGATGTTCGACCACAAAAACACTGGACCCCAACTACGAGGCTTATCGACAAACCTTGTTGACTCAGAAGCCTTTGGTGACCATCGAATGGTCGGAGGACGGCGCCAAGCTCAAACGGCTTGAAGTGAACCCGCAACTGCAGGTGCAACAGCGCCAGCCCGATCCGGCGCATCCTGCATGGCGTGTGGCCGACTCGCTGGTACGTGGCGCTACGGTTGTTGGCGGGATATGGGCGGCTGGCGACGCATTGAAGGGGCTTGCCGGATCGGTTCAGGGGAACACCAATGTCGTAGCCGGGGGCCATATAGCAGGTGGAGGTATTTCCATACCCACGACCACAACGACCAATACCACTACCAGCACGGAGACGATTACCAACCCGGTTGATACGGGGCCGCCACAACCCTAACCTAAAAATGATTTCTTTCCTGATATTGACGAGGCCGCTTCCGGTTGTGTTCTCACACCTGGAGCGGCTTTTTGTTTGGGGATGACAAGTTTCATCTCATATAGCGTTATCTGCTACGCAACTGATTGATCAATTCGGGGAATCCTGTTTGATTGTCTTATCAAATAACCGACAGGAGAAACCATCCTATGCAGCGATCGACGATAGATGCCATGGCACACACAGCAGCAACTTCTCCCAAAAATAATCTTCCAGAACCAACACAGGCCCAGAAAGAAGCCGGGAATTACGCAAAAGAGCACATTGCGCTTCACGGGCTGAAAATAGCCATAGAAAACCCGAAGGGCTCCATCCGGTCCGGGGTGTCTCGGGACGGGAAGAAGTGGCAAAACACCATGAAACATCATTACGGATATATCAAAGGGACCGTAGGTCGTGACAAGGATCACATCGATGTTTTCATAGGCGATAAGCCGAAATCCAAAAACGTGTATGTGGTGAATCAGGTCAACCCGGAAACCGGTGCATTCGATGAGCATAAAGTTATGCTGTGTTTTGAGGACCGGGAAGAAGCGGCTGAAGCGTATCTGTCGAATTATGAAGCGGGATGGAAAGGTATGGGTGACATGGTTTATATGCCGATGGATGACTTCAGGGAATGGCTGGAGTATGGGGACACAAAATCGGAATTGATTTTGGAGAGCGCTGCGGATCGTGAAAATATCAGGGCGTTTCTTGACTCTATCGACCCCAAACGGATCAATGCGTTAAAGAGAGAATCTTATCAGGATTATCTTGCTATTTTGAAAAGCATTGTCCGCAAGATGTTCCCATTCGGTGCGAAGATAAAATTCAGGAAGAATGGAAAGGCTATCGATTATGAACATTTTTTGAAAGATTCTGGCAGGTCCAAATACATTCATTCTCTACCGGATACCCTGAAGAAATTTGACATTCAAATTGAATTGGAAGACCAGCAGAAGCAGTACTTAATAAAAAAATATTTCGATCCGGAAATCCAGAAAGATATTTGGGATATTTTGGTGTTTCACGGGGATGAAATCAGAACAAAAATAGCCAGAAAGGATAATCGGGGAAGAAATTCTGTGGAAAACATTATGATGGAGAAAATAACAGAAAATGCTGATGGGGAGGGATTCTGGGCGTCCATTCCCTCCACCCCGGAAGGGGATACAGAGACAGCCTCCACCCTTCCGAATTACGATGTAAATATGCCATTCAATTCGGACAATGTCAACATCATTTTGGAATCATCCACAACAGATTGGAAAACCAAACTAACCCAGTCCGATGACATTGACGACATCTCGGAGGTTTTCCGGGCGCTCTTTCGCGCCGATATCCCATCCAGCGGATCGCCCTATTTCAAGGATACCTATTCCAGCCAGGTAATGTCTATTGACAAACTGATTGCACGGGAACCGGCGGACCCGCAGCGAGTGAAGCGGGCGCATGATCACATGCAGGCTGCAAAATCCGGAGATGGAGAAAAGCGAAAACCGATTTATGTCCTGGATATGGGCAATGGTCAATACAAGGTGTTGGACGGCAACACGACGTTACAGGCCCTGAAAGAACTCGGTGAAACCCAAGCGGTTGTGGAAATCAAAAAGAGCCTCAAGCAGCAGGTTGGGGATCAAAAATCGCTGGATGCTGTTTATGCCCAAGCTGAAAAAGCACTCCCTGAATTCAAGAACTGGGTTGAGGAATATGCCAGAAAAACAGGGGCAACCCGGGTGATGTTGCGGCCCGGATTGAAAGGCAGGGAACGCGCCGGGCAGAAGGTGGAAAATGATTACGCCGGGTGCGCAGCCAGATTGACGGATATTGTTGGTGGTACGCTGTTATACGACCGGGTGGAGGACGTTGTTTCGGCATTCAAGCTGATCGGCAAGGACCCGGCGGTTTCCAAAGCCAAGAACCGATTTGAGAATCCGACAAGCGACGGCTACCGGGACATCATGATGGTGGTCAATGTGGGTGGGCATTTATGCGAACTACAACTGAACACACACGCTATTTTGGAGGCCAAAGAGAAGGGGCTTGGCCACAAGCTGTACGAAATCACCCGCCAACTGAAAGCCATAGCCAACAATAATAAATCAGAAGGCGGCGACCTATATTTTACAGCAAGAGGCTATGTTGATGAATTGACGGATATTTCAATAAAAGTCTACCGCAATGCCGCGATATCTTCCGCCAATTCATCGGCAAGCAACATGGCTTCGGATTCGGAAATAGGCGATGAATTCAACCGGATTCTGGTCCAACTATCCGGGTCTTCGATTTCCACCCATTTTTCCGGATTTCGGGAATCCATCCGGAAGATGTTGCCCGTCAATTTCTCGATTGCAAAGGCGACGTCTTCTTTTTCAACGAAGTCGAATATGTCTGATTTCATGGCTGATGTTACTCCTTTTGATGACAAAAACATTACCAGAAACGGGCACAAAGTCAATGCAAAAGTGATTAAAGGCCGATACACGAGAGCCTATCTCAATGATGGAAGCCTGTTGAAACTGCAATATGCCGTCGTGGAATCCGATGATTTGGTGACATCGCACAATACCGATTTTTCCCTGAACCCGGAGTTTCCGCAGGAGTTGCAGCCGAGGGACCGGACCAGAGATACCATGAGGCAACAGATTGCCAGTATCAGCGGGAAACTGAACCCGGATTTGCTGGGCGGATCGCTCTACGCAAGCGTTGGCTCCCCGATTGTCGGGCGGGACTTGGTTGTGGAGTCCGGCAATGGGCGGACAATGGGCATCAAAACCCGATATGAGCGCGATGAAGCGCCGCAATACAAGGCGTGGTTGATTGATACGGCACAGAAAATAGGCGTTGATCCGGAGCAAATCAAGGCCATGAAACGACCTGTATTGGTACGGATTCGGATATCGGACCAGAACCGAAAGACCGTCACCGAGCGGGCAAACGAGGGCGATATCGCCGCCATGTCTCCGGTGGAAACGGCAAAGGTGGACAGCGGGCGACTGCAACCGGATGACATGGACCTGTTCCATCCAGGAGATGACGGGGAAATCGCTACGGCAGCCAACAACGCATTCATCACCCGGTTTCTGAAACTGATGGGGCCTGCAGAATCGGCAGGGTTGCTTACAGCGGACGGCAAACCTACTCGACAACTGTTGGAACGGATTCAAGCCGCAGTGTTTGACAAGGCATTCCATGACGAGCGGTTACTGGCGCTGATGGCAGAAGATGCCAACCCCGATATTCGCAACATCCTCAAAGCGCTTACCATGTCCGCACCGGCGTTTGCCAGGGTGAAGGCCATGGCGGGTGATGAACAAATCGATGCCATCAACCATATCGTCGGAGCAGTCGATTTGATCCGGCGAGCCAAGCGCGAAGGCGAAAACGTTGAAACCATCCTGAACCAACTTGGGCTTTTCGGGGAAGAAATCCCGGAAGAGACTGCTTTGGTGACGCGATTTCTGGTCAAAAATGCACGATCTGCAAAACGGATTGCCGAAGCGCTGCAGACCGTTGCCGCGAAATACCGGTATTGGGCGGAAAATCAGAGCCAGCCGGACCTGTTCGGGAATCTTCCGGAAAAACCAAGCGCCATGGATGTCTTGAGAGCGGCGCTGGCAGATAATGGAGGCGGGAGCCAGCCGGGGCTTTTCGAGAGTAGCCTATCCAATGTTCCCAAGCCCATAATGGCTATCGTTGACGGCTTGCGGCTTGCGGTATCGATAGACAAGAATCAAGCCCCCATCGATGTACCGCCGAACTGGATCATCTTCAATGCCCCGAGGCCCCTGTATGGTGACAAGGAATGGCAGGGGGATTTTATCCACGGCAGGTTCTATGTCGCTGTCGATCCGAACGGTGATCAGGCCGCATGGTGCGTCCAGCAAAACAAGGCCATGGATGCATGGGTGTACCAATATGTAGACAAGGATACCATGAGGGCCATGGTGCGGCAGAGTTACATTGATGGGTATTTCAAGGGGAATGTTGAAAAAGCTGATAAGGCGCTGAAGAATTTCAAGGATGACTTTTTTATGCAGGGGTTCAGAAACATCCTGGACAAGATGGTGTTCGGGGATTTTCAGCGGTTGGAGGCAAAGTCGATAAGGAAAATCGATAACCAGAACCGAGACATGGCAGACCTGTCAAAACATCGGGAGTTCTTAAAACAGGAACGTATTGATGGAGAAAAACGAGCGGCAGAACATCATGACCGTGTTGCCCAAAATGTCCCCATTCCCGGATGGACAACGGAAAATGGAATACTTGTTTTAAGGTCCGGCAACAGCCGGTATGTAGCCGTACCGAAAACTGGAAAAAAGAATTCAGCCAGATTCGATCTTATTGATCTGCAGTCGGGTCAGTTTCTTTCCATATTAGGTAAAAACGAGGTGGCGGACTGGTTATGGAGATCGGCACAGACCGAGTTTGAGGATAAACACGGGTATCCACCCGGTGCATATATTCCGGATGATATCCGGAATGCAAAATCGATGGATGAAATTGTGGCGGTGTTTGAGCGGGTGTTCGGGGGTTTGGGAAAATCGGTAATATAGGAAGGAAACGATATGATAGCGCACTATGCATTCGTAACCAATGACGACGAAGATATGATCTTCGAAAAGGCGGCGGCTGTTGCGGATTACACCAAGCAGATTCGTGAAGCCAAGACGTTCGACGATATCGCCTCCGTGTTCCGGGCAGCCTTTGACGTTACCCTCGATACGATTACGAACACCACGTATCAGGACCCGACATCTGAATATGGTGTTCGCGTTCGCGGCGTGAAATCGCGGGAAAAGATCAATGAGCAATGCCGGGCCATTCTGGATCATGTCCAGTCTCCGGATGAACTTACGGCAGAAGAAAAAGACGTTCTCAAGCAGTATTCCGGAAAAGGCGGTCTGACGGAGAACAGCCAGTACGAGTATTACACGCCCGATTTCGTGGCTGCAGGGATATGGGATGCTCTGAGCGCAAACGGATTCCAGAACGGTAACGTGTGCGATCCATGCACAGGAGCCGGTGTGTTCTCCGGCATGAAGCCGAAGGGCAAAGGGATAGCCATTACCGGGTGCGATATCGATCCGGTTGGAAGCAAGATCGCCGGGTTGCTCAATGCCGGGGATTCGATCGAAAACAAGCCGTTTGAGGCCGTTGTGATGGAAAACCCGGACAACACATTCGATGCTTTTGTCGGGAATGTGCCATTCGGGGATGCCCGTGGAAAAAACGCTCATCTGGACCCGGAATACAAAACCGAGAAGCGTATCGAGCGGTATTTCATTTTACGCGCATTGGACAAGGTAAAGCCAGGTGGCCTTTGCGCGTTCGTGGTCCCTACCAATATTGTCGGTGCAAAATCGGGCAAGTGGGAGCAATTCCGAATTGCCTGCAGCAAAAAAGCCGAATTCATGGGCGCACACAAGCTGCCCAGCAAAACATTCGCCGGCCAGGGTACCGATACCGTGGTCGATGTGGTGGTGTTCCGAAAACACAGCCAGGAGTTTTTGGACCGGACCCGGATAGGGTTTACCGACTTCGAGTTTAGTCAGCATGGTTTTCCCTCACATTATCGCTGCAAGTTAAACATGTAAATTATATCCTGAATGCCCGAAATCAACTTTCATCGCATATAGCGCTATATGCGAGTCACTTTCTTTACATCGATGG
It includes:
- a CDS encoding N-6 DNA methylase, with product MIAHYAFVTNDDEDMIFEKAAAVADYTKQIREAKTFDDIASVFRAAFDVTLDTITNTTYQDPTSEYGVRVRGVKSREKINEQCRAILDHVQSPDELTAEEKDVLKQYSGKGGLTENSQYEYYTPDFVAAGIWDALSANGFQNGNVCDPCTGAGVFSGMKPKGKGIAITGCDIDPVGSKIAGLLNAGDSIENKPFEAVVMENPDNTFDAFVGNVPFGDARGKNAHLDPEYKTEKRIERYFILRALDKVKPGGLCAFVVPTNIVGAKSGKWEQFRIACSKKAEFMGAHKLPSKTFAGQGTDTVVDVVVFRKHSQEFLDRTRIGFTDFEFSQHGFPSHYRCKLNM